GGCGGTGTCGCCCTCGGCATCGTCCAACGCCTCGGCGACAAATGGAGCGCCCGCCTCGAGGGTGGCATGGAGCGCTCCGAATATAGCCGCGTTTCCGGCACCGGCGCTGCTGGCCGCGAGGACAAGATCCACTTCATCCGCCCCGCACTGGAGTATCGCGTCACCGACGACTTCAGCATGGGGCTCTACTACCGCTACTCCGAGAACCGCTCGAACAACGCCGCCTTCGGTTACGAGAACCACAGCGCCGGCATCGAGATGGGCTACCGCTTCTAACACTCCCCCCAAAAAAATGAATCTGAAATTCGTGTTCCTCCTGTGTGCCTTGGTCGGCTTGCTGGCGGCCTTCAGCTCCGGCCAGACGGCCGAGGGTGGCCGCTCTTCCGGCATTATCGGTCAGCGCGACACGGTCGAAATCCGCGTCTTCCGGGAGGATGATCTGACCACCGCCGGCCAGCTTTCCGGCGACGGGACGATTTCGATGCCACTGATTGGCTCGGTGAAGCTTGCCGGCCTGACCACGGACTCGGCGGCCAAGGCGATCGAGGCGAAGCTCAAGGACGGCTTCCTGGTGAAGCCGCAGGTGAGCGTCTCGATTGAAGGCCGTATCCGCCGGACGATCACGGTGCTCGGCCAGGCGCAGAACCCCGGCGTTTTCGAGTTGCCCGCGAACCGCTCGCTGACGGTGGTCGAGGCCATCGGCATGGCCGGCGGCGCCACACGAATCGCGAATACCAAGAAGATCACGCTCAAGCGCTCCGGGGGGAAGGTCCAGACGATCAATCTCAAGGACATCACTTCCGGCAAGGCCTCCGACCTCTCCCTCAAGGACGGTGACGTGCTGAGCATTCCCGAAAGCCTTTTCTAACATCCCCCTGATGCCTTCCCCCCGCAAACCGGAATCCCTCGTTCCATCATCGCCGCGTTCGTCCGAACTGGCGATCGCCGAGCCGACGCTTTACCTGCCGAAAGTCGAAGTCGGGCGCCTTTTCGGCGTCTTGTTGCGCCGCGGTTGGCTGGTCGTGCTCGGCATGGCCCTCGCGATCGGTGCGATGTGGTACTATGTGAAGGGCGCGCCGAAGATTTACGTTTCGACCGGTTCGGTCGAAGTGAGCAGCCATGCTCCGCGAGTCCTGAACATCGACGGCTTGTCGCCCGAGGATTCCAAGGATCTCGAACAACTCCGCACGATTGAGCGGAACATGGGTTCGTCGGCCCTGCTGATGCGGGTCGCGAAGGCGAACGGACTTTTCACGGCACCTGATTTCGCACCGCCCGGCACCAGCGAGCAGGGAGTGGTGGCCATGCTGGCCCAGCGCACCCGCGTCGAACTCGACCGCGGCACTCGTGTGGTCATGTTGAGCGTGGAGGATACCGATCCGCAGCGGGCCAAGCGCATCGTGGAGTCCCTCGTTTCTGAGTATGACTTGTGGATCAAGGATCGCCGCGAGGATCTTGCCCGCCGCGCGGGCGAGGGACTTGCGAAGGAGGAGGAGAAGCTCCGCGACTCGATGGAGCAGGCGGAGACCCGCTTGCAGGAGTTCCGGGAGTCTCATCCGGTGCCGGGCCTCGAAGGCCGCGAAGGCTCCGGGCCGGTGACCGATCAACTCGGCGCGCTCAATTCACAGCTTACCCAGGCGAAATCGGAGCGTCTGCGTCTTGAAGCGGAGTATGAGTCCTTCAAGAAATTCGATCCGGAGGATCCCGACTCGCTCGGCGGAATTGCAACGACTGCTCGGTCTGAAGAGGTCCTCGCTCTCTCCCGGTCGCTGCAGGTGAAAGAGCTGGAGTTCTCCAAGATCAAGGAGCGCTACCTCTTCAAGCACCCGGTCTTCAAGGAAGCGGAGCGGGAAGTGACCAGCCTCAAGGAAGATCTCGTCGAGGCGGTCCGCTCCGCCGGACAGGCCCTTGAAAAGAGCTATCACGTCGCGCTGGAGAATGAGTCGAAGCTCCATGGCGAAGTCGATGGCGCGCGCACCGTCGCCATTGGAGTGGAGGGCGTCCGCTCGAAATTCGATGGTCTGAAGCGTGAGGCCGATGCGGCCCGCGAGCTCCACGCCACCGTCGACAGGCGGCTGCGCGAGACGACGCTGGCGAGTGCCGTCGCCGCGTCCGCGATCGCTTGGGCCGAGCCGCCGTTTGTTCCGGAGAAGGCGTCGAAGCCGGCGAAGAAGATCTTGTTCCCGCTGGCGGCATTCGCTGGCATGATGGGTGGCCTCACATTGCTCGTGGGCGTTGAGCTCAAGGACGGCCGCGTCCGCGACTCTGCCAGTGCTGCCAGGGCGACCGG
The Luteolibacter arcticus genome window above contains:
- a CDS encoding polysaccharide biosynthesis/export family protein, with the protein product MNLKFVFLLCALVGLLAAFSSGQTAEGGRSSGIIGQRDTVEIRVFREDDLTTAGQLSGDGTISMPLIGSVKLAGLTTDSAAKAIEAKLKDGFLVKPQVSVSIEGRIRRTITVLGQAQNPGVFELPANRSLTVVEAIGMAGGATRIANTKKITLKRSGGKVQTINLKDITSGKASDLSLKDGDVLSIPESLF
- a CDS encoding GumC family protein, whose product is MPSPRKPESLVPSSPRSSELAIAEPTLYLPKVEVGRLFGVLLRRGWLVVLGMALAIGAMWYYVKGAPKIYVSTGSVEVSSHAPRVLNIDGLSPEDSKDLEQLRTIERNMGSSALLMRVAKANGLFTAPDFAPPGTSEQGVVAMLAQRTRVELDRGTRVVMLSVEDTDPQRAKRIVESLVSEYDLWIKDRREDLARRAGEGLAKEEEKLRDSMEQAETRLQEFRESHPVPGLEGREGSGPVTDQLGALNSQLTQAKSERLRLEAEYESFKKFDPEDPDSLGGIATTARSEEVLALSRSLQVKELEFSKIKERYLFKHPVFKEAEREVTSLKEDLVEAVRSAGQALEKSYHVALENESKLHGEVDGARTVAIGVEGVRSKFDGLKREADAARELHATVDRRLRETTLASAVAASAIAWAEPPFVPEKASKPAKKILFPLAAFAGMMGGLTLLVGVELKDGRVRDSASAARATGAPLLASLPELQAGREGDMVLLSDPASPTAEAFRRLRAVLLPPPAKPGARTVLFASAVPGEGRSLCAMNYAASLAMQGQRTLLLDGDMRRPGLSREHVRGEFGGLGDYLDGATDPAKACFQTALPNLYLLSSGPMRNDAAELLSGTRFPALLEDAYRWFDAVVIDSPPVLAVSDALAMSRYADRVCLVVRQNASERKNLRKAAELIRSSGGNLVGFVWNELSVRSKGQPAPEPVVPYSHPALSGSGETTGAGSASGESVSPTIT